In Crassostrea angulata isolate pt1a10 chromosome 4, ASM2561291v2, whole genome shotgun sequence, one genomic interval encodes:
- the LOC128179404 gene encoding interleukin 17-like protein has protein sequence MMGKLNFLLLLAISDIWIIPVATLCRDPESLNITTLQMDVEKKLTLRNVPNSFVEKRTHTRRFNARCPSKTDVLSDPKFRTSICPTYRVTDVDVNRIPQTIVQRRCKCTECLSVLDSTLGPRAFSRCVPTFQYQMVLRRVGCASGVFEYKPVMEPFVVGCSCKLFFDQ, from the exons ATGATGGGAAAATTg aattttttgtTACTGCTGGCAATATCAGACATATGGATTATCCCCGTGGCCACTCTCTGTCGGGATCCAGAGTCTCTAAATATCACAACCCTCCAGATGGATGTCGAGAAAAAACTCACCTTGCGTAATGTTCCAAACAG CTTTGTAGAGAAACGCACGCACACCAGGAGATTCAACGCCAGGTGTCCCAGTAAGACCGACGTTCTAAGCGACCCAAAGTTTCGGACCTCCATTTGTCCGACCTACCGTGTGACTGACGTCGACGTCAACAGAATCCCCCAGACAATCGTCCAGCGTCGGTGTAAGTGCACCGAGTGCCTGTCGGTGTTGGACAGTACTCTGGGGCCCCGCGCCTTCTCCAGATGCGTGCCCACCTTCCAATACCAGATGGTTCTACGCAGGGTGGGATGCGCTAGCGGGGTGTTCGAATATAAACCCGTAATGGAGCCCTTTGTCGTTGGATGCTCATGTAAACTTTTCTTTGATCAATGA